From a single Bacillus pumilus genomic region:
- a CDS encoding prepilin peptidase, whose protein sequence is MIGIFVFLAGVTMGSFFHLVGERLPLKRSILFPRSHCTACKQPLSLREMIPLVSYALLRGTCKHCGTRLSLLYPMVELLSGSLFLLIYRIAGVSFEGLFLVIICSLFVIAVVSDLLYMRVPNELFLFFFPLFVIYRMLEPLLIWWEGAASLLFCFLLFYSLDRFKPNSMGGADMKLFGVLAFCLGFKPFLLILFLSCIAGIVYAKVFSFRLDEPFPFVPAISFSFWLYLYGAHVMFPFAGSTG, encoded by the coding sequence ATGATAGGCATTTTTGTGTTTCTTGCGGGCGTCACCATGGGGTCATTCTTTCATCTAGTCGGTGAAAGGCTGCCACTGAAGCGGTCTATTCTTTTTCCTCGTTCTCACTGCACAGCTTGTAAACAGCCGCTTTCCTTGCGCGAGATGATCCCGCTAGTTTCGTATGCTTTATTGAGGGGGACTTGTAAACATTGCGGCACTCGGCTGTCTTTGCTATATCCAATGGTTGAGCTGCTGTCAGGCAGTCTTTTTTTGCTCATATATAGAATCGCTGGTGTTTCGTTTGAAGGTCTTTTTCTTGTGATTATTTGTAGTTTATTTGTGATTGCTGTCGTGAGCGATCTCCTTTATATGAGGGTGCCAAACGAGCTGTTTCTCTTCTTTTTCCCTCTTTTCGTCATATACCGCATGCTTGAACCTCTACTTATTTGGTGGGAAGGAGCGGCTTCGCTTCTTTTTTGCTTTCTCTTGTTTTATAGTTTAGATCGTTTCAAGCCAAATAGCATGGGCGGAGCTGATATGAAACTGTTCGGAGTGCTTGCATTTTGCTTAGGATTCAAGCCATTCCTTCTCATTCTTTTTCTCTCGTGTATCGCTGGAATCGTCTATGCGAAGGTTTTTTCTTTTCGATTAGATGAGCCATTTCCTTTTGTTCCTGCGATCTCCTTTTCTTTTTGGCTGTATCTCTATGGAGCTCATGTCATGTTCCCGTTCGCCGGGTCGACCGGTTGA
- a CDS encoding SPOR domain-containing protein: MTVKKRQAKKQGLKVNINGKEEILHEDDHQPPKQQEDQLTFSNWEEKRQSEQETAASQEDSSKPKEEDFQWDDAADHIYHSDPKVVTPYQKKKGAFDQKFGKNRGPFKRVMTTIVFAVVLGTGLGVFALSLSQDSTPSPSGGDISVSASGSGNQSSMKAGGDAPKASATDESKETTGEKSASGSLSTFVVQAGKFSSEKGADALVGSLKDAGYAGKKVSMDDGYYVIAGLATEQGMTSAVGKKLIDEHFEAWGGKELSFQVPDELTSLIEKASVLSSKVIAGDDVDKQEVTQLISELESAKTEDASAKSSLLKAVQLLNDPTAENGWKSQQALLDQLNT, encoded by the coding sequence ATGACAGTGAAAAAGAGGCAGGCAAAAAAACAAGGGCTCAAGGTCAATATTAATGGCAAGGAAGAAATACTACATGAGGATGATCATCAGCCGCCAAAGCAGCAAGAAGATCAATTGACGTTTTCGAATTGGGAGGAAAAAAGGCAGTCGGAACAGGAGACAGCAGCTTCTCAGGAAGATTCGTCTAAACCGAAAGAAGAAGATTTTCAGTGGGATGATGCAGCCGATCATATTTATCATTCTGATCCAAAGGTCGTCACGCCTTATCAAAAGAAAAAAGGCGCCTTTGATCAGAAGTTCGGTAAAAATCGCGGTCCTTTCAAGAGAGTGATGACAACGATTGTGTTTGCAGTGGTTCTTGGGACAGGCCTTGGGGTGTTTGCGCTTAGTTTAAGTCAAGATAGTACACCAAGTCCATCAGGAGGCGATATTAGTGTCTCGGCATCAGGATCTGGAAATCAATCCTCGATGAAAGCCGGAGGAGATGCGCCAAAAGCAAGTGCGACTGATGAATCAAAAGAGACCACAGGTGAAAAAAGTGCCTCTGGCAGTTTATCAACTTTCGTTGTACAGGCTGGGAAATTTTCTTCTGAAAAAGGAGCAGATGCCTTAGTTGGCAGTTTAAAAGATGCTGGGTATGCGGGTAAAAAGGTCTCAATGGATGATGGATATTATGTTATTGCTGGGCTTGCAACAGAGCAGGGAATGACAAGTGCTGTTGGGAAAAAACTGATCGACGAGCATTTTGAGGCGTGGGGAGGGAAGGAGCTTTCCTTCCAAGTACCGGATGAGTTGACTAGTTTAATAGAGAAGGCTTCGGTATTATCCTCTAAAGTGATAGCGGGCGATGATGTGGATAAACAGGAAGTTACACAGCTAATTTCTGAGCTTGAAAGTGCGAAAACAGAGGACGCATCGGCTAAAAGCAGTTTGCTGAAAGCTGTGCAGCTATTAAATGACCCAACTGCTGAAAACGGCTGGAAATCTCAGCAAGCACTGCTAGATCAATTAAATACGTAA
- a CDS encoding cytochrome P450 family protein, which yields MSTNIMKFNPFSQEFKDNPLEILDFFRRKDPIHFFQSEEFGNQRSWLITRYEDAELLLKDSRLVVDPRGILPEEAERGFFPTPELKLLSDNLLSKDGEDHMRLRKLVQKAFTPQMILKLTNQIEEICNELVNSMEGKKTIDLMEEYARPLPIAVISKVLGVPSEDYDLFTEWANVLTDSSAQNLEIITPKLREFISYLDGIIEEKRKCQTGDLISELVKEINNDKLHKSELYSMIFFLIVAGYDTTVNLIGNGMLNLLRNPVEYTFLKNNPETIESAIEELLRTSSPILLSKGRWAKESFEYKSFEILKGDVVIVSNAAANHDPVKFENPYSLNLKRINNKHLSFGKGEHHCLGAFLARLESKIAFLTLINRLPTIELSVDLKEIMWRDSPMIRSLEKLPITI from the coding sequence ATGTCAACGAATATTATGAAATTTAATCCTTTCTCACAAGAGTTTAAAGATAATCCTTTAGAAATATTAGATTTTTTCAGAAGGAAGGACCCAATACATTTTTTTCAATCTGAAGAGTTTGGTAATCAGAGAAGTTGGTTGATTACTAGATATGAAGATGCTGAATTACTTTTAAAAGACTCTAGATTAGTTGTAGATCCAAGAGGAATACTACCTGAAGAAGCTGAAAGGGGATTTTTTCCTACTCCTGAATTGAAGCTCTTGAGTGATAATTTATTGTCTAAAGATGGTGAGGATCACATGAGGCTCCGAAAACTTGTTCAGAAGGCTTTTACTCCTCAAATGATTTTAAAATTAACCAATCAAATAGAAGAGATTTGTAATGAGTTAGTGAACTCAATGGAGGGAAAAAAAACTATAGATTTAATGGAAGAGTATGCAAGACCTTTGCCTATTGCGGTTATTTCTAAAGTTTTAGGAGTACCTTCTGAAGATTATGATTTGTTTACTGAGTGGGCCAATGTGCTTACGGATAGTTCAGCTCAAAATTTAGAAATTATTACGCCTAAATTAAGGGAATTTATTTCATATTTGGATGGCATAATTGAAGAAAAAAGGAAATGTCAAACAGGAGATTTGATTTCAGAATTAGTAAAAGAGATTAATAATGATAAACTGCACAAAAGTGAATTATATTCTATGATTTTCTTTTTAATTGTGGCAGGATATGATACAACAGTTAATTTAATCGGAAATGGGATGTTGAATTTGCTGAGAAATCCAGTTGAATATACTTTCTTGAAGAATAATCCAGAAACAATAGAATCAGCTATAGAAGAATTATTGAGAACATCTAGTCCAATTCTTTTATCTAAAGGGAGATGGGCTAAGGAAAGTTTTGAATATAAAAGTTTTGAGATTTTGAAAGGGGATGTAGTTATTGTTTCTAACGCTGCGGCTAACCATGACCCAGTGAAGTTTGAAAATCCTTATAGTTTAAACTTGAAGAGAATAAATAATAAGCATCTTTCTTTTGGAAAAGGAGAACATCACTGTTTAGGAGCGTTTTTAGCTAGGTTAGAAAGTAAAATTGCCTTTTTAACATTAATAAATCGATTACCTACTATTGAGCTATCAGTTGATTTAAAAGAAATTATGTGGAGGGATTCACCAATGATACGTTCACTTGAAAAATTACCCATAACGATTTAG
- a CDS encoding Maf family protein has protein sequence MNRLILASQSPRRKELLDLAGFSYDIQASHLKEEINRNLSPAENVQWLAEQKANDIQRLYPKAVIIAADTIVAIDGKCLGKPKDKKEAAFMLQLLSGKTHQVLTGVTIQSENRKETFYEQTEVTFWTLTQNEIDRYIDSGEPLDKAGSYGIQGKGALFVQKIDGDYFSVVGLPIAKTVRVLETFGITPF, from the coding sequence ATGAACCGATTGATTCTTGCATCTCAATCACCTAGAAGAAAAGAATTGCTTGATCTAGCAGGGTTTTCTTATGACATTCAAGCAAGTCATTTAAAAGAAGAAATAAATCGAAACCTTTCCCCTGCTGAGAACGTCCAATGGTTGGCAGAACAAAAAGCAAATGATATTCAAAGATTATATCCCAAAGCTGTGATCATTGCTGCAGATACAATTGTTGCAATTGACGGCAAATGTCTTGGGAAACCAAAAGACAAGAAAGAAGCGGCTTTCATGCTTCAATTATTGTCAGGAAAGACACATCAAGTCTTGACGGGTGTCACGATTCAGTCAGAGAATAGAAAAGAAACATTTTATGAACAGACAGAAGTGACATTTTGGACGCTGACTCAAAATGAAATAGACCGCTATATCGATTCGGGCGAACCACTTGATAAAGCGGGAAGCTATGGCATTCAAGGGAAAGGCGCACTGTTTGTTCAAAAAATAGATGGTGATTACTTTTCCGTTGTAGGTCTCCCTATTGCCAAAACAGTTAGAGTGCTTGAAACCTTTGGAATCACCCCTTTTTGA
- a CDS encoding DUF3951 domain-containing protein, producing MLIISGVLLSFLLLIVVSIVVILFKRIILGKSIGVYYTPFDNITGNTSIEFHEEQNEEENEDDQGDDKDKNKKENSNVLKK from the coding sequence ATGCTTATTATCAGTGGAGTACTTCTTTCTTTTTTGTTATTAATAGTTGTTTCAATAGTTGTAATCCTTTTTAAACGAATTATTTTAGGGAAAAGCATAGGTGTTTACTATACTCCCTTTGACAATATTACTGGAAACACCAGTATTGAATTTCATGAAGAGCAAAATGAAGAAGAAAATGAAGACGATCAAGGTGATGATAAGGATAAAAATAAAAAAGAAAACAGTAATGTATTAAAAAAATAA